The sequence gggtgagatcagctaagggaatcaagtgcgtagtattctgctgggatcagagacgtaggagcgcaactgtaccttgaatcagtgtgtgattgattggggttcaactacagtccagaccgaatttagtatgtagtaggctagtgtctgtagcggcttaatacaatgtgtgttcaatctggactaggtcccgaggtttttctgcatttgcggtttcctcgttaacaaaacttctggtgtctgtgtatttcttttccgcattatattttgttatataattgaaatatcacaggttgtgcgttaaatcaatcaattgggaaatttaacctttggttgttgattgaaattgattgatacttgaacattggtctttggtacggttcaagtgatttctcttgtattcaattagactcacagatttctatttgcttaagtaagtattgaatcgagaaagagagatataactctttgatatacttttattaagattgagtctgattgccTAGTTGAttgtcttaaaagtatattggagttagtccatacagattgctaatcgaaatattgggtgtggttgttagaccccccgctttttcaaaagtgaaagcttaccgacacatatttcgagaaatagataagcaagataaactcggctcgaaatagcaaatgtgtataatcaaagtctatatagcaatacgaattttgtctcaagataggagataaagtagatatacttttgagtgatagataagttcaagtctccacatatcttttagtcgatgaagttccacaagttccttgagtagttcttagtctttgtatgatgatttccatggagtcttgagctcaactacactttctatcctagtccgagacttagctataagtagattagaaatcaagacttatagttttgatcactaacattgaaaaacatgcttgagatagcaacacatgcgagttcgaccgagtttATAGTCGTGTTGGTTTGTTTTTGATCAACACATGTTTGTAGTCTCTATAATTTTCTTATTGTTCACTGTTGTTGCATGTGCTATGTCTCCAATATCAAAGAAATACTTGTTGAATAAGATGTTTTCATCTAATTTACTTAGAGTAAACCGTTCTAACAGCTTCTGACCTTTACTTCCTCCAATCCTTTTCATTGCAAGTATACCAGCATACTTCTCCGGTGTAGAGTGTATGAACTTATCTCTAAATTTGAAAGAATAGGGTGTATCACCATCTCGATCAAAGCAATTTAACGTTTTTACAACCCCGTGCTTGTTCGTGGAGATTTTTTTCGGTTTCTTAGCAACATTAATATCATAATCGTCATAATACAACATCACTACCTTACCGTATGACGCTTTTCTAAGATACTTTTCTGCTCTTTGCGATATCCCAATTGGTTTGACTTCCTTAACCAAGTCCAAAATTGCATTGAACGAATGTCTTAACTTTCCTGTACACATCACacaacaaaacaacatgaatCAGTAAGTTGTGTAATTATCAAATGCACTCTTTTAATTTGAAAAACCAAAATCATGTTAAAAAGATTATGTATCtgccaagtacacaaactgaatcatGCTATAATGTGTTGTGTAACTTAATCTTACACATGCTATAAGGTGTAACTtttaacttacacatgcatatgaaggtgTAACTTCAATTTACACACCCCATTTCtggatgtgtaactataagttacagaAGCTAAACACAACCTAAAACTAGATACAAACCACAATACAAGTCagtggtgagattttgaatgtgCAACTGATAGTATCAGTGGTGACTGGTGAGatttttgaatgtgtaacttatagttacacatgctcatttgtatatagttacacatgcaaaattcACAAGCATAACATGAGACCATCACAAGCAAAATCACAAACATATACCCCAATAGTAAATCTTAAGGGAAAATTAGTTGATTGAATCTTAGTACCCGTTATTGCTGGATCTTCTTCAGGGGCTTTCTTCCTTCCTTTCATCTTCATAAGAAAATCAAATTAGTTGATTTTAATTCGCAGTTGAATCAGTCAAACATGTAGACAAACATCTTCAAATTAGAGTTTCTAGGGTTTTGCAACCATAAATCTGattcttagaagaagaaaaaatattgCGTCAATCAAAAGAATCAAAACTAATAGATTCAAAGTAAAACATACATATTGTTTCATCATCAAACTCTTGCCTCTCATCTTCTCAGCGATTTAGAGTTTGGTTTTCTATTTTGAAACGGAATATGAAACTGTTGATTTAAAGATTTTCGATATGTTTCTGTGATTTAGGGTTTAACGGTTCAGCAGATGGTCAATAGTTTTGATTTCGATCTGTGTTTTGCAACTGattttaacaatttttttttgattttgtagtGATTTTTTGATCTGAATATGTTTCCTCTCTCCTGAAAAAGAAATAATGGTTTCTGAACGGGAGAAAGGTAGGTTGGAACACATATATACTTGAGGCTAATTTATCATttcacttttaattaaaattatttttaattcaGGGTCTGGTTTTAAAATTCTTTTTACCAGGGGCCTGATATTATGGGCAACCCATTGGTGGGGCCTAACCCTAATTTTCCCATTTTACTATCCCATGGatataaatttaaataaaaattggttttttaaaataaaaataataattggtCTTTTAAATTGTAAAAAGAAGCAgatgtcactgtagtacagtggtaaagtcgttGGGTGATGATACCTTCGAAACTCGTCAGCGTTGGGGTGGAggattttttctctttcttttcctagcTACATGGGCTTGTAGGTAGTAGACCTCTTTGAGGTTTAAATTTTAATATAAGTAGGGCtaaacatggtttcggttttccactGGAACCGGACTGAACCAGAccgattaggaagaaaccaaaccgaaccatttactaatggattggttatggtttagaaagtggaaaaccgatagtgttggttttggtttggtttcaccTCTAAAAACGAACcgaaaaccattggaaaaccaaTTGATTTTTATACTTAGTTTCCATCGTTGATTtccaagtattagattctaccaactgatttagaggataaatagagaCCCTAAATCCAATATTTCAGTATGATACTCTCcttctttctctttcattttctctcagtcgcctcccttctccacccccaactatgGCGGctactgctgctactcgactttcttcttcccgtcttccttttttttttgtttgtcaataactaaattaagatatactaTATATCTTCATTTaatctctagatttagagtaagctttaactgtttatgatattttttttatttttttcttgtctGTAAATTGGTGTAAACACCAGATCTGATTTTTGTGTAATAtgatttcattgatttgattgggGGTTTTACAAAGTGTTTATTGACCGTTGAATTTGATTAGGTTTTTGTTTATTAAACATTTGAACTGTCGGTTTCAGGAAACTGACATAATTATCGATTAACcgaaaaccactgggacaaaccgaaaccaactggaaccatttggaaaccgaaccaatggttaatggattggtttggtttagatttttagaaaccgatagtattggtttcggtttggtTAGAAACcgaaaaaaaattgtaaaaagaACTGAATGTTAGTGACACTCGTCCATATTGATAAAGGCTGCCCGACACACTATCTCCCTCAGCTCAGTTCTTCGCTCCTCTTGGGATAACCTGAACTCAAGACTCGATAGTCTCTGTTTGAAATTAGGTCCAGATAAACTCGGTTTTAAATTTCTTTCATTATTTGGTTTGAATTTCCTTTATTTGTAAGATTAATGGAACATTCACTTTGGGGACATCTGCCATTATTGATGAGATCAAATTCCAAGGAATCAATCGAATACATATTTCAAGCTCTATGGAGAACAAGAAAAACTGGTCTTGATTCAACTGATCGTGATGTTATCAAAGATATGCTCCAACTTGACCATGCAAACGATCTTGATCCAGTAATTACTAAACCCCTCTGTTTCCCCACCTTTTTTATTGGTAGGGTTTATGTTTTGAATTTAGGGTTGTTGCACGTGTCCAACCTTGCTCAGGCTTGCTAATTGTATCAAGAAGTCTGGGTCCGAATCCCACTTGCATCGGGGTTGctgggattttttttctttctaatgcTCAGTTTTTTGTTCTGCAGCTATTGGTATGTTTAAGAATGTTGATAAGAAGATGTATCAATGAAAATGATATTCAAAAGCTGTTTCCTCGTGAAGTTTCACCGGAATTACAAAGATTATTAACGATTCTATTTCAGAAATTTCAAGGAGAGTGGAGAAATGACGAATACAAGGATCAGGTATGCCAAATTTTTTCGAAGAACAGTGCTTGCCATGTTGCAGTTGAGCTTCAATTTGGTGACTTGACAAtgtatttgttaggattttggcaTTACATTTGTTTAGAAAAAATGAAGCTTATTCAGGTTTTTGTGTGAAAATACTTATCCAGGGAATTTTACCTCGTTTAAAGACAATGACATGGAACATGGCAGATCATGACACAGAATCAACAGATCCTGCTGCAGTTATAAATTTGAAGGTATTTGGTTATACAGTGGTTGTTGCAATACGTTATCCATCGGCTACGTCAGGAATATTTCACAGGTTTAGAGCGTTACTGATAGAATGGTGGTGCAATCTGTTATATTGTTTCTTAACTCATATCTCAAATATACTGCAGCTCCTAGATGATACACAATCTGTATTAGGTGAAACAGAAGTGAAATTCCAAGTGGAAAAAGACACTCTACAAACAATGCTGAAATCCATGTATTGCATAAGAGATCAGTTGTCTAATACGGTAAACATTCAAACACCATCACTTACTTCACTTGTTTGCGTCTGATATATGTAAGACACTCTATTTCACCCGTTTTACGCCATTGTTTTTTCTGTGACATTTCTTTTCCAGGGTGGGGCTTCTAATGGACAAGCTCAAGCTCAAGAAACTAGTATACTATAGTTAGTCAAGATGTTTTTAATTAGAGGTCAGATCCTTAAATTTTCGGTGACAAGTGCTGCTAGAGATTGTAAGTCTGGTTTGTGATGCATTTGGACCATGTATGCGTACAATTTTGTTCAATTTATCTTTAAAAATCTTAGGATACATCGAACTTTATTTTACACATTTTCTGTAGTTACTTTCTTTGTCTTTGTTTAGACTATCTCATCTCTGTGTCGGTGACATGGTTCTGAAGTTTCAGAAGACCAGCTTAAGAACAAAAAGAGAACCAGATCAACTCGTATTTAACATAGAAAGAACACTGAAAATGAAATTCTAGAGGTAAATCAACTCCGTACTGTTGTTGAACATGAATGACAACCACAAAGCAGTTGTACAATCAAAATGACAAGATGCGGGGGTTAGAATGTGCACCAGTCAGCAATCAGGAGGCAGCAACCAGTTAGCAATCAGGAG comes from Papaver somniferum cultivar HN1 chromosome 7, ASM357369v1, whole genome shotgun sequence and encodes:
- the LOC113298426 gene encoding uncharacterized protein LOC113298426, giving the protein MEHSLWGHLPLLMRSNSKESIEYIFQALWRTRKTGLDSTDRDVIKDMLQLDHANDLDPLLVCLRMLIRRCINENDIQKLFPREVSPELQRLLTILFQKFQGEWRNDEYKDQGILPRLKTMTWNMADHDTESTDPAAVINLKLLDDTQSVLGETEVKFQVEKDTLQTMLKSMYCIRDQLSNTGGASNGQAQAQETSIL